A single window of Modestobacter italicus DNA harbors:
- a CDS encoding MerR family transcriptional regulator, giving the protein MLTIGEFAQLTHLSVRTLRRYHDAGLLEPARVDQASGYRYYSAEQIPAAQVIHRLRELDVPLPDVQRILQTPDPGTRAGLVADHLQRLEDQLERTRAAVTSLQRLLRPEPATLDVELRAVPATTVAAVEATVELDDVLAWYSGAMAELDALVGTPGPPGGLYDNELFTTGRGRVLVHRPVTAPPRTGRVHPVTLPAVELAVTTHVGDHDTIDVTYGELGSWVVEHTLAVAGPVRETYLVGPRDDPDPTAWRTEIGWPVFRLAPG; this is encoded by the coding sequence GTGCTGACCATCGGCGAGTTCGCCCAGCTCACCCACCTCAGCGTGCGCACCCTGCGGCGCTACCACGACGCCGGCCTGCTGGAGCCGGCCCGCGTCGACCAGGCCAGCGGCTACCGCTACTACAGCGCCGAGCAGATCCCGGCGGCCCAGGTGATCCACCGACTGCGCGAGCTCGACGTCCCGCTCCCCGACGTCCAGCGGATCCTGCAGACCCCCGACCCGGGCACGCGGGCCGGGCTCGTCGCCGACCACCTGCAGCGGCTCGAGGACCAGCTCGAGCGCACCCGGGCGGCGGTGACCTCGCTGCAGCGACTGCTCCGCCCGGAGCCGGCCACCCTGGACGTCGAGCTGCGGGCGGTCCCGGCCACGACCGTCGCCGCGGTCGAGGCGACGGTCGAGCTGGACGACGTCCTGGCCTGGTACTCCGGCGCGATGGCCGAGCTGGACGCGCTCGTCGGGACCCCCGGCCCGCCCGGCGGGCTGTACGACAACGAGCTGTTCACCACCGGCCGGGGGCGCGTGCTGGTGCACCGCCCGGTCACCGCTCCCCCGCGCACCGGGCGCGTGCACCCGGTGACGCTCCCCGCGGTCGAGCTGGCGGTGACCACGCACGTCGGCGACCACGACACCATCGACGTCACCTACGGCGAGCTCGGCAGCTGGGTGGTCGAGCACACCCTCGCGGTGGCCGGCCCGGTGCGCGAGACCTATCTGGTCGGCCCGCGCGACGACCCCGACCCGACGGCCTGGCGGACCGAGATCGGCTGGCCGGTCTTCCGCCTGGCACCCGGATGA
- a CDS encoding epoxide hydrolase family protein, translating to MTADGPDLDDAAPPLVEEAVLADLRRRLHAYRPVEGTGTPGWDRGTEHGYLAELLRSWADDYDWRVHEQRIRSLPWARTSRLRAVHQRAADPGATAVVLLHGWPDSVLRYQRVLPLLTDVHVVVPALPGYPFAAPLPDRDLSSADMAEVIAEAMAELGYDRYVVSGGDIGRGVATALAENHADRVAALHVTDVPLAAAFSGDPAAQTDDARDLRERITAWRSAEGAYMHEQSTKPHTLAVALGDSPAGLAAWIVEKLRSWSDCGGDVERVFPREELLTWVTAYWVTGAIGTSFAPYMKQSPPVERIDVPTVVSQFPHEIIRSPRSVAERLFDLRVFEDGAAGGHFAAWERPEEFVGFVRRAVALS from the coding sequence GTGACTGCCGACGGACCTGACCTGGACGACGCCGCTCCGCCGCTGGTCGAGGAGGCGGTGCTCGCGGACCTGCGCCGGCGGCTGCACGCCTACCGCCCCGTCGAGGGCACCGGCACGCCCGGCTGGGACCGCGGCACCGAGCACGGCTACCTCGCCGAGCTGCTGCGGAGCTGGGCCGACGACTACGACTGGCGGGTGCACGAGCAGCGGATCCGGTCGCTGCCGTGGGCGCGGACGAGCCGGCTGCGGGCGGTGCACCAGCGCGCCGCCGACCCGGGCGCGACCGCCGTCGTGCTGCTGCACGGCTGGCCGGACTCGGTGCTGCGCTACCAGCGGGTGCTGCCGCTGCTGACCGACGTGCACGTCGTCGTCCCGGCGCTGCCCGGCTACCCGTTCGCCGCTCCGCTGCCCGACCGGGACCTCTCGTCGGCGGACATGGCCGAGGTGATCGCGGAGGCGATGGCCGAGCTGGGGTACGACCGCTACGTCGTATCCGGCGGCGACATCGGCCGCGGTGTCGCGACGGCGCTGGCCGAGAACCACGCCGACCGGGTGGCCGCGCTGCACGTCACCGACGTCCCGCTCGCCGCCGCGTTCAGCGGTGACCCGGCAGCGCAGACCGACGACGCACGCGACCTGCGCGAGCGGATCACCGCCTGGCGGTCGGCCGAGGGCGCGTACATGCACGAGCAGTCGACCAAGCCGCACACGCTGGCGGTCGCGCTGGGCGACTCCCCCGCCGGGCTCGCCGCCTGGATCGTGGAGAAGCTGCGCAGCTGGAGCGACTGCGGCGGGGACGTCGAGCGGGTGTTCCCGCGCGAGGAGCTGCTGACCTGGGTCACCGCCTACTGGGTGACCGGCGCGATCGGGACGTCGTTCGCGCCGTACATGAAGCAGAGCCCGCCGGTCGAGCGGATCGACGTGCCGACCGTGGTCAGCCAGTTCCCGCACGAGATCATCCGGTCGCCGCGCTCGGTGGCGGAGCGGCTGTTCGACCTGCGGGTGTTCGAGGACGGCGCCGCGGGCGGGCACTTCGCCGCGTGGGAGCGCCCCGAGGAGTTCGTCGGCTTCGTCCGGCGGGCGGTCGCGCTCAGCTGA
- a CDS encoding C40 family peptidase has translation MRTAPARRTARGALVALLTGAGLVLTPLAAQAAAPDTAAVAAAPAAASTAKAQIAVDTALAQLGDPYVWAAAGPNSFDCSGLTQYAYKAAGISLPHSSKTQSTMGTYVAKSDLKPGDLVFFYSPVSHVGIYIGNGQMVNAPTAGSVVKITNINSMPSYNTARRLA, from the coding sequence ATGCGCACTGCCCCCGCACGCCGTACCGCCCGTGGCGCCCTCGTCGCCCTGCTCACCGGTGCCGGCCTCGTCCTCACCCCGCTGGCCGCCCAGGCGGCAGCGCCCGACACCGCAGCCGTGGCCGCCGCCCCGGCTGCCGCCTCGACCGCCAAGGCCCAGATCGCCGTCGACACGGCGCTCGCCCAGCTGGGTGACCCCTATGTCTGGGCCGCAGCGGGCCCGAACTCCTTCGACTGCTCCGGCCTGACCCAGTACGCCTACAAGGCCGCCGGGATCTCGCTGCCGCACTCCTCGAAGACCCAGTCGACCATGGGCACGTACGTCGCCAAGTCCGACCTGAAGCCCGGTGACCTGGTCTTCTTCTACAGCCCGGTCAGCCACGTGGGCATCTACATCGGCAACGGCCAGATGGTCAACGCGCCGACCGCCGGGTCGGTCGTCAAGATCACGAACATCAACTCGATGCCGAGCTACAACACCGCCCGCCGCCTGGCCTGA
- a CDS encoding alpha/beta hydrolase: MAPDTIVLVHGFWVTPRSWENWKAHYEARGFRVLTPTYPGFEVEVEALNADPTPIAEVTLPQIVDSMAQVVGALETPPVLIGHSAGGTITQLLLDRGYGAVGVVLNSAPTEGVKVTPLSQVRSTWEVLKNPANRHRAVGFSWEQWHYAFTNTFSEEESRALYERYAIPASGGILWNSVLANLMPGPQDAHVDYRNAARPPLLFVSGSEDHIMPPAVQRSNAKHYSDDTVTEVREYAGYPHLLPAAPGWEQIADDVLDWALAHATGAASRVP, from the coding sequence ATGGCCCCCGACACCATCGTGCTCGTCCACGGCTTCTGGGTGACCCCGCGCAGCTGGGAGAACTGGAAGGCGCACTACGAGGCCCGCGGCTTCCGCGTGCTCACCCCGACCTACCCCGGCTTCGAGGTCGAGGTCGAGGCGCTCAACGCCGACCCGACGCCGATCGCGGAGGTGACGCTGCCGCAGATCGTCGACTCCATGGCGCAGGTGGTCGGCGCGCTGGAGACCCCGCCGGTCCTGATCGGCCACTCCGCCGGCGGGACGATCACCCAGCTGCTGCTGGACCGCGGGTACGGGGCCGTCGGCGTCGTCCTCAACTCCGCGCCGACCGAGGGCGTGAAGGTGACGCCGCTGTCCCAGGTCCGCTCGACGTGGGAGGTGCTGAAGAACCCGGCGAACCGGCACCGGGCGGTCGGGTTCAGCTGGGAGCAGTGGCACTACGCGTTCACGAACACCTTCAGCGAGGAGGAGTCGCGGGCGTTGTACGAGCGGTACGCCATCCCCGCGTCCGGCGGCATCCTGTGGAACTCGGTGCTGGCCAACCTGATGCCCGGGCCGCAGGACGCGCACGTCGACTACCGCAACGCCGCCCGTCCGCCGCTGCTGTTCGTCTCCGGCAGCGAGGACCACATCATGCCGCCGGCGGTGCAGCGGTCGAACGCGAAGCACTACTCGGACGACACGGTCACCGAGGTGCGCGAGTACGCCGGCTACCCGCACCTGCTGCCGGCCGCGCCGGGCTGGGAGCAGATCGCCGACGACGTCCTGGACTGGGCGCTGGCGCACGCGACCGGCGCGGCGTCCCGGGTGCCGTGA
- a CDS encoding flavin-containing monooxygenase, whose product MTMTQPAGTTTDQRVEHVDVLIVGAGISGIGAAYHLKERFPGKSLVVLDALESHGGTWKTHQYPGVRSDSDLFTFGYRFKPWRGPSIASSEEILRYLDEVIRENGLDDHIRHEQRVTAATWSSDDRRWTVEVTRGDTGEELVFTTDFLWMCQGYYKHDQGYTPEWPGTDRFRGTVVHPQQWPADLDLTGKQVVVIGSGATAATLIPAIAETAAHVTMLQRSPTFFFARPKTHELATTLRALDVPEEWTHEILRRAYIAELNELTRISAESPDLAREFLIESMRPQLPPDVDIDKHFNPSYRPWQQRIAVLPDGDLFTAIREGKASVVTDTIETFTETGIRTSSGEELEADVIVTATGFDLSVFGDIAFTVDGRPVDFAETVTYRGLMFTGLPNLAYVFGYFRHSWTLRADLISDFVCRLLAHMDEKGASMVVPELRPEDADMPLGPWVDPANFNPGYLARSLHLMPKQGDREPWTHLHEYVEEREILPAADLDDGTLVYR is encoded by the coding sequence ATGACGATGACGCAGCCGGCCGGGACGACCACCGACCAGCGGGTCGAGCACGTCGACGTGCTGATCGTGGGCGCGGGCATCTCCGGGATCGGGGCCGCCTACCACCTCAAGGAACGGTTCCCCGGCAAGTCGCTCGTCGTCCTCGACGCCCTGGAGAGCCACGGGGGCACGTGGAAGACCCACCAGTACCCCGGCGTCCGGTCCGACAGCGACCTGTTCACCTTCGGCTACCGGTTCAAGCCCTGGCGCGGGCCGTCCATCGCGTCGTCCGAGGAGATCCTCCGCTACCTCGACGAGGTCATCCGGGAGAACGGCCTGGACGACCACATCCGCCACGAGCAGCGGGTCACCGCCGCCACCTGGTCGTCCGACGACCGCCGCTGGACCGTCGAGGTCACCCGCGGCGACACCGGTGAGGAGCTGGTGTTCACCACCGACTTCCTCTGGATGTGCCAGGGCTACTACAAGCACGACCAGGGCTACACGCCCGAGTGGCCGGGCACCGACCGGTTCCGCGGCACGGTCGTCCACCCGCAGCAGTGGCCCGCGGACCTGGACCTCACCGGCAAGCAGGTGGTCGTCATCGGCTCCGGCGCGACCGCCGCGACGCTCATCCCGGCCATCGCCGAGACCGCCGCGCACGTGACCATGCTGCAGCGCTCGCCCACCTTCTTCTTCGCCCGTCCCAAGACCCACGAGCTGGCGACGACGCTGCGCGCGCTCGACGTCCCGGAGGAGTGGACGCACGAGATCCTCCGCCGCGCCTACATCGCCGAGCTCAACGAGCTGACCCGGATCTCGGCCGAGTCCCCGGACCTGGCCCGGGAGTTCCTCATCGAGTCGATGCGCCCGCAGCTGCCGCCGGACGTCGACATCGACAAGCACTTCAACCCCTCCTACCGGCCGTGGCAGCAGCGCATCGCCGTCCTCCCCGACGGGGACCTGTTCACCGCGATCCGCGAGGGGAAGGCCTCCGTCGTCACCGATACGATCGAGACGTTCACCGAGACCGGCATCCGGACGTCGTCCGGGGAGGAGCTCGAGGCCGACGTCATCGTCACCGCCACCGGCTTCGACCTCAGCGTCTTCGGCGACATCGCCTTCACCGTCGACGGTCGGCCGGTGGACTTCGCCGAGACCGTCACCTACCGCGGGCTGATGTTCACCGGGCTGCCGAACCTCGCCTACGTGTTCGGCTACTTCCGGCACAGCTGGACCCTGCGCGCCGACCTGATCAGCGACTTCGTCTGCCGGCTGCTCGCGCACATGGACGAGAAGGGGGCGTCGATGGTCGTCCCGGAGCTGCGCCCCGAGGACGCCGACATGCCGCTCGGGCCGTGGGTCGACCCGGCCAACTTCAACCCCGGCTACCTCGCCCGCTCGCTGCACCTGATGCCCAAGCAGGGCGACCGGGAGCCGTGGACCCACCTGCACGAGTACGTCGAGGAGCGGGAGATCCTCCCCGCCGCCGACCTCGACGACGGGACCCTCGTCTACCGCTGA
- a CDS encoding SDR family oxidoreductase gives MRLVVAGGTGVVGRHVVAQARAAGHDVVPLSRSTGQDVVSGDGLAAALAGADAVIDVTSVASTSTRTAVGFFRRATTHLLAAGQAALVPHHVALSIVGIDDETSGYYAGKVEQERLVAAGPLPWTLLRATQFHEFVPQLVQRTSVGPFVVVPAMRTATVAAAEVAGALVALAAGPPRGRATDLGGPEEAELADQVRRFLTATGERRRALRVPLPGPLRRRLRAGVLVPGPGADRGRQTFAEWLSQAPKLS, from the coding sequence ATGAGGCTCGTCGTCGCCGGTGGGACCGGGGTGGTGGGTCGGCACGTCGTCGCGCAGGCGCGGGCGGCGGGGCACGACGTCGTCCCGCTGTCGCGGAGCACTGGTCAGGACGTCGTCAGCGGCGACGGCCTGGCCGCCGCGCTGGCCGGGGCGGACGCCGTCATCGACGTCACCAGCGTGGCCAGCACCTCCACCCGGACGGCGGTCGGCTTCTTCCGCCGGGCCACCACCCACCTGCTCGCCGCCGGGCAGGCGGCGTTGGTGCCGCACCACGTGGCGCTGTCGATCGTCGGCATCGACGACGAGACGAGCGGCTACTACGCGGGCAAGGTCGAGCAGGAGCGCCTGGTGGCGGCCGGTCCGCTGCCGTGGACGCTGCTGCGGGCGACCCAGTTCCACGAGTTCGTCCCGCAGCTGGTGCAGCGCACCTCGGTCGGGCCGTTCGTCGTCGTCCCGGCGATGCGCACCGCCACGGTGGCCGCCGCCGAGGTCGCCGGCGCCCTGGTCGCGCTGGCCGCCGGCCCCCCGCGCGGCCGGGCGACCGACCTGGGTGGCCCCGAGGAGGCCGAGCTCGCCGACCAGGTGCGCCGCTTCCTCACCGCCACCGGGGAGCGGCGACGCGCCCTGCGGGTGCCGCTCCCCGGCCCCTTAAGGCGGCGGCTGCGCGCGGGCGTCCTCGTGCCCGGCCCGGGCGCCGACCGGGGCCGGCAGACCTTCGCCGAGTGGCTGAGCCAGGCGCCGAAGCTCAGCTGA
- a CDS encoding helix-turn-helix domain-containing protein has product MLILDTAAVPLADRVEAFDAAMHQASVPCRVEQRTAPDELHAEMHLWSLGPGAVFTTRASPFRLVRTPRHVRLGGHWALAVSFQAQGRGEYAQLGHEQLVHGSQLMVVDMSAPYSFGCAVGGEARSFQLPYESLELAPDVVRRATPRLRASPLHGLVLAHLQRLCATVDDIAAQPGAAAVGAATVELVRALVVSAAGDVPGRAQVREQTLLTRVRVYADQRLTDPGLTPESIAAAHAVSVRQLYKVFAAAGISLEQWLIERRLAAAHAHLASPAGRRRTIAAVAHAHGFTDASHFSRRFAAAYGMTPRDYQRTH; this is encoded by the coding sequence ATGCTGATCCTCGACACCGCCGCCGTCCCCCTGGCCGACCGCGTCGAGGCCTTCGACGCGGCGATGCACCAGGCCTCGGTGCCCTGCCGCGTGGAGCAGCGGACCGCGCCGGACGAGCTGCACGCGGAGATGCACCTGTGGTCGCTCGGGCCGGGGGCGGTGTTCACGACGCGGGCGTCACCGTTCCGGCTGGTGCGCACACCCCGGCACGTCCGGCTCGGCGGGCACTGGGCGCTCGCCGTGTCGTTCCAGGCGCAGGGCCGCGGCGAGTACGCCCAGCTCGGGCACGAGCAGCTGGTGCACGGCAGCCAGCTGATGGTGGTGGACATGAGCGCGCCGTACTCCTTCGGCTGCGCGGTCGGCGGGGAGGCGCGGTCGTTCCAGCTGCCGTACGAGTCGCTGGAGCTGGCACCGGACGTCGTCCGGCGCGCGACGCCGCGGCTGCGGGCCAGCCCGCTGCACGGCCTGGTCCTCGCGCACCTGCAGCGGCTGTGCGCCACGGTCGACGACATCGCGGCGCAGCCCGGTGCCGCGGCCGTCGGTGCGGCGACCGTCGAGCTGGTGCGTGCGCTGGTGGTCTCGGCCGCGGGTGACGTGCCCGGCCGCGCGCAGGTGCGCGAGCAGACGCTGCTGACCCGGGTGCGGGTCTACGCGGACCAGCGGTTGACCGACCCGGGCCTGACGCCGGAGTCGATCGCCGCGGCGCACGCCGTGTCCGTGCGGCAGCTGTACAAGGTGTTCGCCGCGGCCGGGATCAGCCTGGAGCAGTGGCTCATCGAGCGGCGGCTGGCGGCGGCACACGCCCACCTGGCCTCACCGGCCGGACGGCGGCGGACGATCGCGGCCGTCGCGCACGCGCACGGCTTCACCGACGCCAGCCACTTCAGCCGCCGGTTCGCGGCCGCCTACGGCATGACCCCACGCGACTACCAGCGCACCCACTGA
- a CDS encoding nuclear transport factor 2 family protein encodes MTTSTTPTELPAVIRGYLTAEDPDAALHTFTDDAVVVDEGATHRGTDAVLGWLHRAASEYTYTAELTGAERIDPDHWLAVQHLVGDFPGGVVDLRYHFTLRDDRIAGLTIAP; translated from the coding sequence ATGACCACATCGACCACCCCCACCGAGCTCCCCGCCGTGATCCGCGGCTACCTGACCGCCGAGGACCCCGACGCCGCCCTGCACACCTTCACCGACGACGCCGTGGTCGTCGACGAGGGCGCGACCCACCGCGGCACCGACGCCGTGCTCGGCTGGCTGCACCGCGCGGCGTCGGAGTACACGTACACGGCTGAGCTGACCGGGGCCGAGCGCATCGACCCCGACCACTGGCTCGCCGTCCAGCACTTGGTCGGGGACTTCCCGGGTGGCGTGGTCGACCTGCGCTACCACTTCACCCTGCGCGATGACCGCATCGCCGGGCTGACCATCGCCCCCTGA
- a CDS encoding GNAT family N-acetyltransferase, whose protein sequence is MPTVEDATPQRWDDLLAVFGNRGDPAHCWCQWFRQQRPGYAARSSEQRRADLQSQVAGPLPPGVLAYDDAGTPSGWCAVAPRADYPRLVSYPAAAVTTDEDGLWAVTCFVVRVGSRRQGFAEVLLEGAVDLARRHGARTVEAYPLDTTVRTASAAELFHGPLSVFLRLGFTEVGSRTSKARPVVRLAL, encoded by the coding sequence GTGCCCACCGTCGAGGACGCGACCCCGCAGCGCTGGGACGACCTGCTCGCCGTCTTCGGCAACCGGGGCGACCCGGCGCACTGTTGGTGCCAGTGGTTCCGGCAGCAGCGTCCTGGCTACGCGGCACGGAGCAGCGAGCAGCGGCGCGCCGACCTCCAGTCGCAGGTCGCCGGGCCCCTCCCGCCCGGTGTGCTGGCCTACGACGACGCCGGGACGCCCTCCGGCTGGTGCGCGGTCGCCCCGCGCGCCGACTACCCACGGCTGGTCAGCTACCCGGCCGCTGCGGTCACCACGGACGAGGACGGGCTCTGGGCGGTCACCTGCTTCGTCGTCCGGGTCGGCAGCCGCCGGCAGGGGTTCGCCGAGGTGCTGCTCGAGGGCGCCGTCGACCTCGCCCGCCGGCACGGGGCCCGCACGGTCGAGGCGTACCCGCTGGACACCACGGTGCGCACGGCGTCGGCCGCCGAGCTCTTCCACGGGCCGCTGTCGGTCTTCCTCCGGCTCGGTTTCACCGAGGTCGGCTCCCGCACCAGCAAGGCCCGGCCGGTGGTCCGCCTCGCGCTGTAG
- a CDS encoding HNH endonuclease signature motif containing protein: MGELQSALDALAAEDLFVFAPGAVLDRATLLLRVINSATAELTRTMRHVDATGAAEHDGKKTAQSWLRGHGHLTPAEAGRMVRSGRALEHLPATAAAFADGTLTAGQVAVIAPIADDEARAAADEQGVDLGVIDQAIVTVARGESHARLPQVVHHYREALDPDGEEPDPTEGRRFTVTRHADGSGTGRFDLDAVGIEKVLAAIESIVQASRPKGDERTRAQQQADALVQLVDNQLAAGNLPTLRTVKPHVVLGLDMDDFVDPATGPGAARTGFGSQISAARARWLACDASISRIVMGPDGVPLDLGRDHRVVTPGLRKAVEQRDGHCVFAGCDAPTHWCDVHHLIHWINGGETSLENSGLLCERHHTKVHHGFRVERDPGGRWHTWRPDGTEILIGPPLLV, encoded by the coding sequence GTGGGCGAGTTGCAGTCCGCGCTGGACGCGCTGGCCGCTGAGGACCTCTTCGTCTTCGCGCCGGGTGCGGTGCTGGACCGGGCGACGCTGCTGCTGCGGGTGATCAATTCCGCTACCGCGGAGCTGACCCGCACCATGCGGCATGTTGACGCCACCGGCGCGGCCGAGCACGACGGCAAGAAGACCGCGCAGTCCTGGCTGCGCGGGCACGGCCACCTCACCCCGGCTGAGGCCGGCCGCATGGTGCGTTCGGGCCGGGCGCTGGAGCATCTGCCAGCGACCGCCGCGGCCTTCGCCGACGGCACGCTGACTGCCGGGCAGGTGGCGGTGATCGCGCCGATCGCGGACGACGAGGCGCGGGCCGCCGCCGATGAGCAGGGCGTGGACCTGGGCGTGATCGACCAGGCGATCGTGACGGTTGCGCGCGGCGAGTCGCATGCGCGGTTGCCGCAGGTGGTGCACCACTACCGGGAGGCCCTCGACCCCGACGGGGAGGAGCCCGACCCCACCGAAGGACGGCGGTTCACCGTCACCCGGCACGCCGATGGCAGCGGCACCGGCCGCTTCGACCTGGACGCGGTCGGGATCGAGAAGGTGCTGGCCGCGATCGAGTCGATCGTGCAGGCCTCCCGCCCGAAGGGTGATGAGCGGACCCGGGCTCAGCAGCAGGCCGACGCGCTGGTGCAGCTGGTGGACAACCAGTTGGCCGCCGGGAACCTGCCCACGCTGCGCACGGTGAAGCCGCACGTCGTACTCGGCCTCGACATGGACGACTTCGTCGACCCCGCCACCGGGCCCGGCGCGGCTCGCACCGGCTTCGGGTCGCAGATCTCGGCCGCGCGGGCCCGCTGGCTGGCCTGCGATGCCAGCATCTCTCGCATCGTGATGGGCCCCGACGGCGTCCCGCTGGACCTGGGCCGGGACCACCGGGTGGTCACCCCCGGGCTCCGCAAGGCCGTGGAGCAGCGGGACGGGCACTGCGTGTTCGCCGGGTGCGATGCACCCACGCACTGGTGCGATGTCCATCATCTGATCCACTGGATCAACGGTGGGGAGACCAGCCTGGAGAACTCCGGGCTGCTGTGCGAGCGGCACCACACCAAGGTCCACCACGGGTTCCGGGTCGAGCGAGATCCCGGCGGGCGATGGCACACCTGGCGACCCGACGGCACCGAGATCCTCATCGGACCACCGCTCCTCGTGTGA
- a CDS encoding alpha/beta fold hydrolase, with the protein MSTPTIHEPRTVDVGDITVAVQEYGEGEPLLIINGTSQSLGFWVELAQAWAGRHRVVTYDLRGMGGSTRGADPFSVRSLADDALGLLDALEIERTHVLGYSLGSAIAQEVALAAPDRVASLVLYCTWARSDGFQRAMMTGLAHPWRIGDVEAGLGALGVAFSPQLLDSPEFGKLITELLPLFPSTPEQVQTCAEQWDADMGHDTLDRLGLIAAPTLVVAGEQDLLTPPWHGKQVAEAIPGARLEMFTGPGSSHALGMERAEEFVPLVADFLAAHPMS; encoded by the coding sequence TTGAGCACACCGACCATCCACGAGCCGCGCACCGTCGACGTCGGGGACATCACCGTCGCCGTCCAGGAGTACGGCGAGGGCGAGCCGTTGCTGATCATCAACGGCACGAGCCAGTCGCTGGGCTTCTGGGTGGAGCTGGCGCAGGCGTGGGCCGGCCGGCACCGGGTGGTCACCTACGACCTGCGCGGGATGGGCGGCTCGACCCGCGGCGCGGACCCGTTCAGCGTGCGGTCGCTGGCCGATGACGCGCTCGGCCTGCTCGACGCGCTGGAGATCGAGCGCACCCACGTGCTCGGCTATTCGCTGGGCAGTGCGATCGCGCAGGAGGTGGCGCTGGCCGCACCGGACCGGGTCGCCTCACTCGTCCTGTACTGCACGTGGGCCCGGTCGGACGGCTTCCAGCGGGCGATGATGACCGGACTCGCGCACCCCTGGCGGATCGGCGACGTCGAGGCAGGGCTGGGCGCGCTCGGTGTGGCGTTCTCCCCGCAGCTGCTGGACAGCCCGGAGTTCGGGAAGCTGATCACCGAGCTGCTGCCGCTGTTCCCGTCGACGCCGGAGCAGGTCCAGACCTGCGCCGAGCAGTGGGACGCCGACATGGGCCACGACACGCTCGACCGGCTGGGCCTGATCGCCGCGCCGACGCTGGTGGTCGCCGGCGAGCAGGACCTGCTGACCCCGCCGTGGCACGGCAAGCAGGTCGCCGAGGCGATCCCCGGCGCGCGGCTGGAGATGTTCACCGGCCCGGGCTCCAGCCACGCGCTCGGCATGGAGCGCGCCGAGGAGTTCGTCCCTCTGGTCGCCGACTTCCTCGCCGCCCACCCCATGTCCTGA
- a CDS encoding MBL fold metallo-hydrolase, which translates to MRLTHVGGPTLLVEVAGWRLLTDPTFDRPGRRYAFGWGTSSRKVTGPALEPADLPPLDAVLLTHDHHADNLDDAGRALLPSAPVVVTTASGAARLGGTARGLRPWQTTVLEAPGRPSLEVTATPARHGPPLSRPIAGDVVGFALRWEGQRDGVLWISGDTVLFGGLREVAERLRVDTAVLHLGGVRFPVTGPLRYSMTGRHLVELCELLAPRTVVPVHYEGWSHFAEGRAQVERELARAPEVQRTVRWLPRGEAVELAPV; encoded by the coding sequence GTGAGGCTGACCCACGTCGGCGGACCGACGCTGCTCGTCGAGGTCGCCGGCTGGCGCCTGCTCACCGACCCCACGTTCGACCGGCCGGGCCGGCGGTACGCCTTCGGCTGGGGGACCAGCTCGCGCAAGGTGACCGGGCCGGCGCTCGAACCCGCCGACCTGCCGCCGCTGGACGCCGTGCTGCTCACCCACGACCACCACGCCGACAACCTGGACGACGCCGGTCGTGCGCTGCTGCCGTCGGCCCCGGTGGTGGTGACGACGGCGTCCGGGGCGGCCCGGCTCGGCGGCACCGCCCGCGGGCTCCGGCCCTGGCAGACGACGGTGCTCGAGGCCCCCGGGCGCCCGAGCCTGGAGGTGACGGCGACCCCGGCCCGGCACGGTCCGCCGCTGAGCCGCCCGATCGCCGGGGACGTCGTGGGCTTCGCGCTGCGCTGGGAGGGGCAGCGGGACGGCGTGCTGTGGATCTCCGGTGACACGGTGCTGTTCGGCGGGCTGCGCGAGGTGGCCGAGCGGCTGCGGGTCGACACCGCGGTGCTGCACCTGGGCGGCGTCCGGTTCCCGGTCACCGGCCCGCTGCGGTACTCCATGACCGGCCGGCACTTGGTGGAGCTGTGCGAGCTCCTCGCCCCCCGCACCGTCGTCCCGGTGCACTACGAGGGGTGGAGCCACTTCGCCGAGGGCCGTGCCCAGGTGGAGCGGGAGCTGGCCCGCGCGCCCGAGGTGCAGCGCACGGTCCGGTGGCTGCCGCGGGGTGAGGCCGTCGAGCTGGCACCGGTCTGA